In Magnolia sinica isolate HGM2019 chromosome 12, MsV1, whole genome shotgun sequence, a single genomic region encodes these proteins:
- the LOC131220934 gene encoding probable LRR receptor-like serine/threonine-protein kinase At1g56140, whose translation MLDFHRYIDSCGLSGQIPSTFAHLRKLNILWASDNNFTGKIPDFNGSRALNYLSMQGNAFEGPIPSSFSNLISLIYL comes from the exons atgcttgattttcaCAGATACATTGATAGCTGTGGGCTAAGTGGCCAGATTCCTTCAACATTTGCCCACTTGAGAAAACTGAATATCCT GTGGGCATCTGATAACAACTTCACAGGAAAAATACCTGATTTCAATGGGAGTCGGGCTCTCAATTATTT GAGTATGCAAGGCAATGCTTTCGAGGGTCCCATTCCATCGAGTTTTTCTAATTTGATCTCACTGATATATTTGTGA